One genomic segment of Tumebacillus amylolyticus includes these proteins:
- a CDS encoding metalloregulator ArsR/SmtB family transcription factor: MQVSRLFEFHKALADLTRIRILALLAGGPLHGQALAGKLGVTPPTITHHMAKLREIGLISEHRDKNTIYFSLKKDVLAEHALAIVDLVNKPEALAEEEEEKQRLGVLKNFFDTDGRLKSIPAQRKKRLLVFEHLLRGLKTGRTYTEIEINDYIKKYHEDYATIRREFIANHYMYRENGIYELNPPEMWAKSE; encoded by the coding sequence ATGCAAGTGAGTCGGTTGTTTGAGTTTCACAAAGCGTTGGCCGATCTGACGCGGATTCGCATCCTCGCGCTGCTCGCCGGCGGCCCCTTGCACGGACAAGCGCTGGCCGGCAAACTCGGCGTCACCCCGCCGACGATCACGCACCACATGGCGAAGCTCCGCGAGATCGGGCTGATCTCCGAGCACCGGGACAAAAACACGATCTACTTCTCGCTCAAAAAAGACGTGCTCGCAGAGCACGCCCTCGCGATTGTGGACTTGGTGAACAAACCGGAAGCTCTGGCGGAGGAGGAAGAGGAGAAGCAACGGCTGGGCGTTTTGAAAAACTTCTTCGACACAGACGGTCGTCTGAAGTCCATCCCCGCCCAACGAAAAAAACGTCTCCTCGTCTTCGAGCACCTGTTGCGCGGGTTGAAGACCGGGCGGACGTACACCGAAATCGAGATCAACGACTACATAAAAAAGTACCACGAAGACTACGCGACGATTCGACGCGAGTTTATCGCGAATCATTATATGTACCGCGAGAATGGGATTTACGAGCTGAACCCGCCGGAGATGTGGGCGAAGAGCGAGTGA
- a CDS encoding S-layer homology domain-containing protein: protein MRRMTSLLCVLCLLVMIALPAKRTTAADVPFSFKAMSMDYSNYPNKWASSGDIVKRGFSRLNLYFSYTTSKGSEAKKFVKITDSKGNAAPLVYDEYQTTPYTVLPFVVTGPLSKNETYTVTITGGPTGLHDAFGKTLASDVTLTFTTDSSPFTSTYSTPTQPAHGNSPEIRTYRIYAGAGSLQLTVDQLRNYTYVTSRVYDLDQNKVIDEPEFSVPDDTQNVMTSKSVTLPHAGWYTVSFNAKSHEEAQNTGLLKFTFSGPELVVPDVSYVQPVSLEQTPYTFYDTPFTTKAVNLDLTNKPKAARLFLDGEPYKDLAVNSDNSFGQASVDVTALSDGLHSLFLSAEGPYYSENEGSDEVPFLVDRVDNFSDVPKGSWMRKSVEFMSDEGILQGVGNKRFEPDRAVTREEFSKMLATTLGMQASTTYANPFADVAAGTWSYGSINALAEQGLISGETRNGKRYFRPGDSITRAEATVIIGRQLGITAETAGDYEPPFRDFASVPDWAKPQVAVMQYYGWVNGSNGTFLPNSTLTRAEAAQILSKYLGI from the coding sequence ATGCGCAGGATGACATCGCTTCTATGCGTACTTTGTTTGCTCGTCATGATCGCGTTGCCGGCGAAACGAACGACGGCGGCGGATGTGCCTTTTTCCTTCAAAGCCATGTCGATGGATTATAGCAACTATCCGAACAAATGGGCATCGAGCGGAGACATCGTCAAGCGCGGGTTCAGTCGGTTGAACCTCTATTTCAGCTACACGACGTCGAAAGGCTCGGAAGCCAAAAAGTTCGTGAAGATCACCGACAGCAAAGGCAACGCCGCTCCGCTGGTGTACGATGAGTATCAGACGACGCCGTATACAGTCCTGCCTTTCGTCGTCACCGGACCCCTCTCGAAAAACGAAACGTACACCGTCACGATCACAGGCGGTCCAACCGGCTTGCACGATGCCTTCGGAAAAACCTTGGCTAGTGACGTGACGCTGACATTCACGACCGACAGCAGTCCTTTTACGAGCACCTACAGTACGCCGACCCAACCGGCACACGGCAACTCGCCGGAGATTCGCACGTATCGGATCTACGCCGGTGCAGGGTCTTTGCAGTTGACTGTCGATCAGTTGCGCAACTACACGTATGTCACGTCTCGCGTCTACGATCTCGATCAGAACAAAGTGATCGACGAACCGGAATTCTCCGTGCCGGATGACACGCAGAACGTCATGACCTCCAAGTCCGTTACACTGCCCCATGCGGGGTGGTATACCGTATCGTTCAATGCCAAATCTCATGAAGAAGCCCAGAACACGGGACTTCTGAAGTTCACTTTTTCCGGGCCGGAGTTGGTCGTGCCGGACGTTTCTTATGTCCAGCCTGTGAGCTTGGAGCAGACGCCCTATACGTTTTATGACACGCCGTTCACCACGAAGGCTGTGAACCTCGACCTGACGAACAAGCCGAAAGCAGCCCGACTGTTCCTCGACGGCGAGCCGTACAAAGACCTCGCCGTCAACAGCGACAATTCGTTTGGGCAGGCGTCTGTCGATGTCACCGCGCTTTCGGACGGGTTGCACTCGCTGTTTCTGTCGGCAGAGGGGCCTTATTATTCCGAGAACGAAGGGTCTGATGAAGTTCCCTTTCTCGTGGACCGTGTGGACAATTTCAGCGACGTGCCGAAAGGCTCGTGGATGCGCAAATCGGTTGAATTCATGAGCGACGAAGGAATTCTGCAAGGCGTCGGCAACAAGCGGTTTGAGCCGGACCGTGCCGTCACGCGGGAAGAGTTCTCGAAAATGCTCGCGACAACGCTTGGCATGCAAGCTTCCACGACGTATGCGAACCCATTTGCAGACGTCGCGGCGGGAACATGGTCGTACGGCTCAATCAACGCGCTTGCGGAACAGGGCCTCATCTCCGGTGAAACTCGCAACGGCAAGCGCTACTTCCGTCCCGGCGATTCGATTACGCGCGCCGAAGCGACGGTGATTATCGGGCGGCAGTTGGGCATTACAGCTGAAACGGCAGGAGATTACGAGCCTCCTTTCCGCGATTTTGCGAGCGTGCCGGATTGGGCGAAACCGCAGGTGGCGGTGATGCAGTATTACGGCTGGGTGAACGGGAGCAACGGGACGTTCCTTCCCAACTCCACCCTCACCCGCGCCGAAGCCGCGCAGATTCTGTCCAAGTACTTGGGAATTTGA
- a CDS encoding 5-formyltetrahydrofolate cyclo-ligase — MNPLEKKALRRQLLDARLALSAEVRANYDNQILAHLITLPQVQGAQTILLYLDFRSEVSSHGLIEWAVAQGKTVCAPVTVVAERRLIPVRLRSAEDVILGAYDIREPANQADVVDLETIDLVVLPGVGFDRSGGRLGYGGGYYDRFLPRLKHQVPKIAVAYELQVLPEVPLEPHDTKLDVLVTEAGIWEA; from the coding sequence ATGAACCCCCTTGAGAAAAAAGCGCTTCGTCGCCAACTGCTCGACGCGCGCCTCGCCTTATCCGCGGAAGTCCGTGCGAACTACGACAACCAAATTCTCGCGCACCTCATCACGCTTCCCCAAGTCCAAGGAGCCCAAACGATCCTGCTCTACCTCGACTTCCGATCCGAAGTGAGTTCACACGGCCTCATCGAATGGGCCGTCGCCCAAGGCAAGACCGTCTGCGCCCCGGTCACGGTTGTCGCAGAACGACGCCTGATTCCCGTGCGTCTGCGTTCTGCGGAGGATGTGATCCTCGGAGCTTACGACATCCGAGAACCGGCGAATCAAGCGGACGTCGTCGATCTCGAAACCATCGACCTCGTCGTGCTCCCCGGCGTCGGTTTCGACCGCAGTGGCGGCCGCTTGGGATACGGCGGCGGGTATTACGACCGCTTCCTGCCGAGGTTGAAACATCAAGTCCCGAAGATCGCCGTCGCCTACGAACTCCAAGTCCTGCCCGAAGTCCCGCTCGAACCCCATGACACGAAACTCGACGTCCTCGTCACAGAAGCAGGAATTTGGGAAGCCTAG
- a CDS encoding diguanylate cyclase: MLPILRFLTNYEAFLVTSRSFFALLLLLYVRNPMMLGGFLYYIVTSLVMAFGYNRWEKRWPFWYSTVVVDLLMVSAMVYANGGLDSDLYYYYFLTMAMAAFAHRWSKVVNVSFTTAVNGLYLLTLLLAPGTISWRDLVFRAVMFFAVSTVFPMLSFIEFQRQLTAERERLASEEKDRLQREMESMNREVAEYAFDLHQMAVLDQLTKLHNHNYFHTRIVVETEKAKQHGKPVALVLFDIDNFKLVNDTYGHLVGDDVLRKIAAQMLLVSKGTYWVPCRVGGEELAVLLPESDLQAGFEAAETFRLEIEKLRVPIPTGELLNVSVSVGVSSFPESCNNHQQLIDRADQAMYAAKRSGKNRTVVYAEGMERCEVHS, translated from the coding sequence GTGTTGCCTATCCTTCGATTCCTGACCAATTATGAAGCATTTTTGGTCACGTCACGGTCCTTTTTCGCGCTGCTGCTGTTGCTGTATGTCCGCAATCCCATGATGTTGGGTGGGTTTCTCTATTATATCGTAACGTCGCTGGTGATGGCGTTTGGGTACAATCGTTGGGAGAAGCGATGGCCGTTTTGGTATTCGACCGTCGTGGTTGATCTGCTGATGGTCTCTGCGATGGTGTATGCCAACGGAGGCTTGGACAGCGATCTGTACTACTATTATTTTCTGACGATGGCGATGGCGGCCTTCGCGCATCGGTGGTCGAAAGTGGTCAATGTGTCGTTTACGACCGCTGTGAACGGGTTGTATTTGTTGACGCTCTTGCTTGCGCCGGGGACGATTTCGTGGCGGGATCTGGTGTTTCGGGCCGTGATGTTTTTTGCGGTGTCCACGGTGTTTCCGATGTTGTCGTTCATCGAGTTTCAGCGTCAGTTGACGGCGGAACGGGAACGGCTCGCCTCGGAGGAGAAAGACCGTCTGCAACGCGAGATGGAGTCGATGAACCGCGAAGTGGCGGAGTATGCGTTCGACTTGCATCAGATGGCGGTCTTGGATCAATTGACAAAGTTGCACAACCACAACTACTTCCATACGCGAATCGTCGTGGAGACGGAGAAAGCCAAGCAACACGGCAAGCCGGTTGCGTTGGTGCTGTTCGATATCGACAATTTCAAGCTCGTCAATGATACGTACGGGCATCTCGTCGGCGACGACGTGTTGCGCAAGATCGCGGCGCAGATGTTGCTCGTGAGCAAAGGGACGTATTGGGTCCCCTGCCGAGTCGGCGGTGAGGAATTGGCGGTGCTGCTGCCGGAGTCGGACTTGCAAGCCGGGTTTGAAGCGGCAGAGACGTTTCGACTGGAGATTGAGAAACTTCGCGTGCCGATTCCGACAGGCGAGTTGTTGAACGTCTCCGTCAGCGTCGGGGTGTCGTCGTTCCCCGAGTCTTGCAACAACCACCAGCAACTCATCGACCGCGCCGACCAAGCCATGTACGCCGCCAAACGCTCCGGGAAAAACCGGACGGTGGTGTATGCGGAAGGGATGGAGCGGTGCGAGGTGCATTCCTGA
- the mobA gene encoding molybdenum cofactor guanylyltransferase, with translation MGGRSKRMGVSKQWLPFANRPLLLHSYDRLRTVCQEVVAVTNDVQDQQRVQDLGLRAVRDFFPDQGPLAGLHAGLQGLEEHQTAVLLGCDLPFLRRQVLQDLIHELERDPELDAVVPCEGGDGHLYPVCAVYRARVRQVAEEHLRRGENAMRRFLAEIRVLYIPTERWAACSPHPFFNMNTPEDYEEACILWKREGFGDHE, from the coding sequence TTGGGCGGTCGATCAAAGCGCATGGGGGTCTCCAAGCAGTGGCTTCCTTTTGCGAACCGTCCCTTGTTGTTGCATTCTTATGATAGACTGAGGACGGTATGCCAAGAAGTCGTCGCCGTGACGAACGACGTGCAAGACCAACAGCGCGTGCAGGACTTGGGACTCAGGGCGGTGCGGGACTTTTTTCCCGATCAAGGTCCGTTGGCCGGTTTGCACGCCGGATTGCAAGGTCTGGAGGAGCACCAAACGGCGGTCTTGCTGGGGTGTGATCTTCCTTTTTTGCGCAGGCAGGTTCTTCAAGACCTGATTCACGAATTGGAGAGAGACCCGGAACTGGATGCCGTGGTACCCTGTGAAGGGGGAGACGGACATCTGTACCCGGTTTGTGCCGTGTACCGAGCTCGTGTGCGGCAGGTTGCAGAAGAACATTTACGGCGGGGCGAGAATGCGATGCGCCGCTTTTTGGCAGAAATCCGTGTGTTGTACATACCGACGGAGCGGTGGGCGGCGTGCTCACCTCATCCGTTTTTTAACATGAACACGCCTGAGGACTATGAAGAGGCGTGTATCTTATGGAAGAGAGAAGGATTTGGAGATCATGAGTGA
- a CDS encoding molybdopterin-binding protein has translation MRLAHDLTRIVPGVFKGRAFTKGHIIREEDIPELLKIGKEHIYVLELSDGELHEDDAALRMAAVLGGENMTYEDPHEGKVVLKSAIQGLLKVDVKRLMQINLIDEIAVVSRKNNTVLEPGDKICGLRAIPLTVASEKVEAVEKIAREMNVLTVKEFKSLKVGVVTTGSEVLKGRIQDKFGPVVRAKLEKFGSSVIEQKIVGDAVEDIRTAIEEFHANGADMVICTGGMSVDPDDRTPGAIKAAATQVVSYGMPVLPGSMMMLAYREGMPIFGLPGCVIFDDFTSFDMLLPRVLAGEIVTRAEIAELGHGGLL, from the coding sequence ATGCGACTTGCGCACGATCTCACCCGCATCGTACCGGGAGTCTTCAAAGGACGTGCCTTCACCAAGGGCCACATCATCCGCGAAGAGGACATTCCCGAACTGCTCAAAATCGGCAAAGAACACATCTACGTATTGGAACTCTCCGACGGCGAACTGCATGAAGACGACGCCGCGCTGCGCATGGCGGCCGTTTTGGGCGGGGAGAACATGACGTATGAAGACCCGCATGAAGGCAAAGTCGTGCTGAAATCCGCGATCCAAGGCTTGCTGAAAGTCGACGTGAAGCGTCTCATGCAAATCAATTTGATCGACGAAATCGCCGTAGTCTCTCGAAAAAACAATACGGTCCTCGAACCGGGCGACAAGATTTGCGGATTGCGTGCCATTCCGTTGACGGTCGCTTCTGAAAAAGTAGAGGCTGTCGAAAAAATTGCGCGGGAAATGAATGTGTTGACCGTCAAAGAGTTCAAGTCTCTGAAAGTCGGCGTCGTGACGACAGGGTCTGAAGTGTTGAAAGGCCGGATTCAAGATAAGTTCGGCCCCGTCGTGCGTGCCAAGTTGGAGAAGTTCGGCTCGTCCGTGATCGAGCAAAAAATCGTCGGCGACGCCGTCGAGGACATTCGAACGGCGATTGAAGAGTTTCATGCGAACGGCGCGGACATGGTAATCTGCACCGGCGGGATGTCGGTGGACCCTGACGACCGAACTCCCGGCGCGATCAAAGCGGCGGCAACGCAAGTCGTTTCGTACGGGATGCCGGTTTTGCCGGGTTCGATGATGATGTTGGCGTACCGCGAAGGGATGCCGATCTTCGGACTGCCGGGCTGTGTGATTTTTGACGACTTCACTTCGTTTGACATGCTGCTCCCCCGCGTCCTCGCAGGCGAAATCGTCACTCGCGCCGAAATCGCCGAACTCGGCCACGGCGGACTGCTCTAG
- the mobB gene encoding molybdopterin-guanine dinucleotide biosynthesis protein B: MRVPAFAVVGYKNTGKTTLVSRLVARLTQLGYRVGTCKHDGSHDLRLDAEGTDSAKHRQAGAEVVLVAGREQAFLQRSYEVEPTLEEWLLQLSDPALHLDVIVVEGWKHSDLPKIVLLGPENLEHLSNVLAYAVESGRLPIAEGETGVYDREDVEGLIHMILAQVLRNRPPSN; encoded by the coding sequence ATGAGAGTTCCTGCATTTGCGGTGGTCGGCTACAAAAACACAGGCAAAACCACGTTGGTTTCGCGTCTCGTCGCTCGTCTGACTCAACTCGGCTACCGAGTGGGAACTTGCAAGCACGACGGCTCCCACGACTTGCGACTCGATGCGGAGGGCACCGACTCTGCGAAACACCGCCAAGCGGGGGCCGAGGTTGTGTTGGTCGCCGGGCGGGAGCAGGCGTTTTTGCAAAGGTCTTATGAAGTCGAGCCGACGCTTGAGGAGTGGCTTCTGCAACTCTCCGACCCGGCGTTGCATCTCGATGTCATCGTCGTGGAGGGTTGGAAACACTCCGACTTGCCCAAAATCGTCCTGCTTGGACCGGAGAATCTTGAACACTTGTCGAACGTTCTGGCCTATGCTGTCGAATCCGGTCGGCTCCCGATTGCGGAGGGAGAGACAGGGGTGTATGATAGAGAGGATGTTGAAGGTCTGATCCATATGATCCTGGCGCAGGTTCTGCGAAACCGACCGCCGTCCAACTAA
- a CDS encoding twin-arginine translocase TatA/TatE family subunit has protein sequence MFSNIGFPGLILILVLALIIFGPNKLPEIGKAFGKTLKEFKSATKGLTEDDDDDVKAPKQIELTKTEQVQAPQHVPSDAAPKAESK, from the coding sequence ATGTTTTCCAACATTGGTTTTCCGGGCCTGATCCTGATCCTCGTCCTCGCCCTGATCATCTTTGGCCCGAACAAGCTGCCGGAAATCGGCAAAGCGTTCGGCAAAACGCTCAAGGAATTCAAGTCCGCGACCAAAGGTCTGACCGAGGACGATGACGACGACGTCAAAGCCCCGAAGCAAATCGAACTCACCAAAACCGAACAAGTCCAAGCTCCGCAACACGTCCCGTCCGACGCGGCACCGAAAGCGGAATCCAAGTAA
- the tatC gene encoding twin-arginine translocase subunit TatC: MSQEEQPLVSHLSELRKRIIWVLVIFLINLIITFVFVDPIYNFLVNDANRLFPEMGPIKLTVLGPGEILKVYFTVAGMAAIGLTLPFLLYHVWKFISPALEEREAKVAFRYIPLVLGMFLAGISFGYFLVFPLLYKFLYELGSSRFTISYTASNYFSFLNMMVVPFGLIFEMPVAVMFLSRIGILAPQTLVKVRKYAYFVMVIIASMISPPELTSHLAVATPMILLYEISIVISKWSWRKRQAMLAEQAAQFE; this comes from the coding sequence TTGAGTCAAGAGGAACAACCGTTAGTCAGCCACCTGTCGGAGTTGCGCAAACGAATCATCTGGGTGTTGGTCATTTTCTTGATCAACTTGATCATCACGTTCGTTTTTGTCGACCCGATCTATAACTTCTTGGTCAACGACGCCAACCGTCTCTTCCCGGAGATGGGACCGATCAAGTTGACCGTTCTCGGCCCCGGCGAGATTCTCAAAGTCTACTTCACCGTCGCCGGCATGGCGGCCATCGGGCTGACGCTTCCGTTTTTGCTGTATCATGTTTGGAAGTTCATCTCGCCGGCGCTGGAGGAGCGGGAAGCGAAAGTTGCGTTCCGCTACATTCCGCTGGTGTTGGGCATGTTTCTGGCCGGGATTAGCTTCGGGTATTTCCTCGTGTTCCCGCTTCTGTACAAGTTCTTGTATGAGCTTGGTTCTTCGCGGTTCACGATCAGTTATACGGCGAGCAACTACTTCTCGTTCTTGAACATGATGGTCGTGCCGTTCGGGTTGATTTTCGAGATGCCGGTTGCGGTGATGTTCTTGAGCCGCATCGGGATTCTCGCCCCGCAAACGCTCGTCAAAGTGCGCAAGTACGCCTACTTCGTCATGGTCATCATCGCCTCGATGATCTCCCCGCCGGAGCTGACGTCGCACTTGGCGGTGGCCACGCCGATGATCTTGCTGTATGAAATTTCGATTGTGATTTCCAAATGGTCGTGGCGCAAGCGTCAGGCCATGCTGGCCGAGCAAGCCGCGCAGTTTGAGTAA
- a CDS encoding DUF4230 domain-containing protein, protein MSDKSNDQLIRELETVLHQLREGQTEASAAIAADLLQGLSIPNFKKPKLGLRKRVKRFVFRSVLTLLALGLIGGGVYAYFAKENKPTISSFVTGVQGMAQLATAEAYVMTTIEGQDNKLFGMDISADIPGTKRHYMIIVPAKITSGVDLKAVSDSDIQLDDGAKTVEITLPHAQILDDAIQMNDVKVYTEEGLLRAGYTAKEGVDLIAQASVKERLNQQAKDAGLIKTAEDNATQALQKLYDQFGYHVIVTYRD, encoded by the coding sequence TTGAGCGACAAATCGAACGACCAACTGATTCGCGAACTGGAGACCGTTCTGCACCAACTCCGCGAAGGCCAGACGGAAGCATCTGCCGCCATCGCCGCCGACCTTCTGCAAGGCCTCTCCATTCCGAACTTCAAGAAGCCGAAACTGGGGCTTCGCAAGCGCGTCAAGCGTTTTGTGTTTCGCAGTGTGTTGACGTTGTTGGCGCTCGGCCTCATCGGGGGCGGGGTGTATGCGTACTTCGCCAAGGAGAACAAACCGACGATCTCATCCTTCGTCACCGGCGTGCAAGGCATGGCGCAGCTCGCCACGGCAGAAGCGTATGTGATGACGACGATCGAGGGCCAAGACAACAAACTGTTCGGCATGGACATCTCGGCCGACATCCCCGGCACCAAGCGCCATTACATGATCATCGTTCCGGCGAAGATCACGTCCGGCGTGGACCTCAAAGCCGTAAGCGACTCCGACATCCAACTCGACGACGGCGCGAAAACTGTCGAGATCACCCTGCCGCATGCGCAGATTCTCGACGACGCCATCCAGATGAACGACGTCAAAGTCTACACCGAGGAGGGCCTCCTGCGAGCGGGCTACACCGCCAAGGAGGGCGTGGACTTGATCGCCCAGGCATCCGTCAAGGAACGCCTCAACCAGCAAGCCAAGGACGCCGGTCTGATCAAGACCGCCGAAGACAACGCCACCCAAGCGCTGCAGAAACTGTACGACCAATTCGGCTATCATGTGATCGTTACGTACCGCGACTAG
- the groES gene encoding co-chaperone GroES → MIKPIGDRVVIKVVEREEKTASGLFLPDTAKEKPQEGEIIAVGTGKVVGNAVLPLELNVGDRVIYSKYAGTELKYDGVEYLILREADILAVVER, encoded by the coding sequence ATGATTAAGCCGATCGGTGACCGTGTTGTCATCAAAGTTGTAGAACGTGAGGAGAAAACCGCATCCGGGCTGTTCCTGCCGGACACCGCGAAGGAAAAGCCGCAAGAAGGCGAAATCATCGCAGTTGGCACCGGTAAGGTTGTAGGCAACGCCGTTCTCCCGTTGGAACTCAACGTTGGCGACCGCGTCATCTACTCCAAGTATGCAGGTACCGAGCTGAAGTACGATGGCGTCGAATACCTCATCTTGCGTGAAGCCGATATCCTCGCAGTTGTAGAACGCTAA
- the groL gene encoding chaperonin GroEL (60 kDa chaperone family; promotes refolding of misfolded polypeptides especially under stressful conditions; forms two stacked rings of heptamers to form a barrel-shaped 14mer; ends can be capped by GroES; misfolded proteins enter the barrel where they are refolded when GroES binds) translates to MAKEIKFNEEARRAMLRGVDVLADAVKVTLGPRGRNVVLEKKFGSPLITNDGVTIAKEIELEDAFENMGAQLVKEVATKTNDVAGDGTTTATVLAQALIREGLKNVTAGANPIGLRRGIEKAVRAAVEEIKAISTPITGKESIANVAAISAGDDEIGQQIAEAMEKVGQDGVITVEESRGFLTEVEVVEGMQFDRGYISPYMVTDADKMEAVLDEPYILVTDKKIGNIQEILPVLERVVQSGRPLLIIAEDVEGEAQATLVVNKLRGTFTCVAVKAPGFGDRRKAMLQDIAALTGGQVITEELGLDLKSTTVEQLGRARQVRVTKENTIIVDGSGDKNDITARVNQIKTQLEETTSEFDKEKLQERLAKLSGGVAVIKVGAATETELKEKKLRIEDALNATRAAVEEGIVSGGGTALVNVIRALDKVELEGDEATGLSIVRAALEAPIRQIATNAGLEGAVIVERLKKEEIGIGFNAANGQWVNMHETGIVDPAKVTRTALQNAASVAALFLTTEAVIADKPEKKGAGMPDMGMGGMGGMGGMM, encoded by the coding sequence ATGGCCAAAGAAATCAAGTTCAACGAAGAAGCTCGCCGTGCGATGCTGCGCGGTGTGGACGTTCTGGCAGACGCAGTAAAAGTAACCCTCGGCCCGCGCGGCCGCAACGTGGTACTGGAGAAGAAATTCGGTTCCCCGCTCATCACCAACGACGGTGTTACCATCGCGAAGGAAATCGAACTCGAAGACGCTTTCGAGAACATGGGGGCACAACTCGTTAAGGAAGTTGCCACCAAAACCAACGATGTAGCGGGTGACGGCACCACCACCGCAACCGTTCTGGCGCAAGCGCTGATCCGTGAAGGCCTCAAGAACGTAACGGCGGGTGCAAACCCGATCGGCCTGCGTCGCGGGATCGAGAAAGCAGTCCGTGCGGCTGTCGAAGAGATCAAAGCGATCTCCACCCCGATCACCGGCAAAGAATCCATCGCAAACGTTGCAGCGATCTCCGCAGGCGACGATGAAATCGGCCAACAAATCGCCGAAGCGATGGAGAAAGTCGGCCAAGACGGCGTCATCACCGTTGAAGAATCCCGCGGCTTCCTGACCGAAGTGGAAGTTGTCGAAGGGATGCAATTCGACCGTGGTTACATCTCCCCGTACATGGTCACCGACGCTGACAAAATGGAAGCGGTTCTCGACGAGCCGTACATCCTCGTCACCGACAAGAAAATCGGCAACATCCAAGAGATCCTGCCGGTTCTCGAGCGCGTGGTTCAATCCGGCCGTCCGCTCCTGATCATCGCAGAAGACGTCGAAGGCGAAGCGCAAGCAACCCTCGTCGTCAACAAACTGCGCGGCACCTTCACCTGCGTCGCAGTCAAAGCTCCGGGCTTTGGCGATCGCCGCAAAGCGATGCTCCAAGACATCGCAGCTCTGACCGGCGGTCAAGTGATCACCGAAGAACTCGGCCTGGACCTCAAGTCCACCACCGTCGAGCAACTCGGCCGTGCGCGCCAAGTTCGCGTCACCAAGGAAAACACCATCATCGTCGATGGCTCCGGTGACAAAAACGACATCACCGCACGCGTCAACCAAATCAAAACCCAACTCGAAGAAACCACTTCCGAGTTCGACAAAGAGAAGCTCCAAGAGCGTCTCGCGAAACTGTCCGGCGGCGTAGCCGTCATCAAAGTCGGTGCTGCAACCGAAACCGAACTGAAAGAAAAGAAACTGCGCATCGAAGACGCCCTGAACGCAACCCGCGCTGCGGTTGAAGAAGGCATCGTCTCCGGCGGCGGTACCGCACTCGTCAACGTCATCCGCGCTCTCGACAAAGTCGAGCTCGAAGGCGACGAAGCAACCGGTCTCTCCATCGTCCGTGCAGCTCTGGAAGCTCCGATCCGTCAAATCGCGACCAACGCAGGTCTCGAAGGCGCAGTCATCGTCGAACGCCTCAAAAAAGAGGAGATCGGCATCGGCTTCAACGCTGCCAACGGCCAATGGGTGAACATGCACGAAACCGGCATCGTAGACCCGGCGAAAGTAACCCGCACCGCGTTGCAAAACGCTGCATCCGTTGCAGCACTCTTCCTCACCACCGAAGCTGTCATCGCTGACAAGCCGGAGAAGAAGGGCGCTGGCATGCCGGACATGGGCATGGGCGGAATGGGTGGCATGGGCGGCATGATGTAA